In Eleutherodactylus coqui strain aEleCoq1 chromosome 4, aEleCoq1.hap1, whole genome shotgun sequence, the following are encoded in one genomic region:
- the LOC136624958 gene encoding pregnancy zone protein-like, with product MTSYVLLSLASIKNPTNQQLGDMAAIIRWLSRQQNSRGGFSSTQDTVVALQAMSMFASRTMVKGGKTTIEVTNEKGFQHRFHVDDDNRLLQQKIQLPEIPGEYTITATGRGTVIAQVTQVHNTLPAAKEDAFDMSAKPQCMKGDKMVIGVEFSYKGGRPCTNMALLEVKFLSGYELGEKSASDLMKLPMVNRVEKGEDSVSIYIEKVTNQTQTLEIHAERKVPVSGLKPAMISIFDYYMKEEEKTISYLVTC from the exons ATGACGTCCTATGTCCTCCTGAGCTTGGCCTCTATTAAAAACCCAACAAATCAGCAGCTCGGAGATATGGCGGCGATCATCCGCTGGTTATCTAGACAACAGAACTCAAGAGGCGGTTTTAGCTCCACTCAG GACACAGTGGTCGCTCTTCAAGCAATGTCAATGTTTGCAAGTCGTACCATGGTGAAAGGTGGAAAAACGACCATAGAAGTGACGAACGAGAAAGGCTTCCAGCACCGCTTCCATGTGGATGACGACAACCGCCTGCTCCAGCAGAAGATTCAGCTACCTGAAATCCCCGGAGAGTATACAATAACCGCGACTGGGAGAGGAACCGTAATTGCGCAG GTCACTCAGGTACATAACACTCTACCTGCCGCCAAGGAAGATGCCTTTGACATGTCAGCGAAACCTCAGTGCATGAAAGGTGACAAAATGGTGATAGGGGTGGAGTTCAG CTATAAAGGAGGACGTCCATGTACTAACATGGCGCTTCTGGAAGTCAAATTCTTGTCCGGCTATGAGCTCGGGGAGAAGTCGGCAAGTGAT CTGATGAAACTTCCGATGGTGAACAGAGTGGAGAAGGGTGAAGACAGTGTGTCCATCTACATAGAAAAG GTCACCAATCAGACACAGACCCTGGAGATTCATGCCGAACGGAAGGTTCCAGTGAGCGGTCTGAAACCGGCCATGATTAGTATCTTTGATTACTACATGAAAG AGGAGGAGAAGACAATCAGCTATTTGGTGACCTGTTAA